From Streptomyces sp. TLI_053, a single genomic window includes:
- a CDS encoding helix-turn-helix domain-containing protein produces MSRLAREWVWECSDARGTARLVLLALAERAGESCVAFGSTRALSERVNSSERAVSDAIKAAIRLGELELVEGRRGPYGARVYRLPKAVGWTPGAPVEGGEDSSAPTAEGCENCTPGGADSSGRGCSSCGAAPEDSSPQNQKNQSGTGGNQRSAHPRAGSAPVGGAAAIPLPADWQPDDELLGWTAVAGHLQRLGPDGLDHATVKWARHRATAPARTPAQWRADWQQWIGRERPTNRPSLRAVPGGASRPSPPANRNAALLQAALDDLQARRGAR; encoded by the coding sequence TTGAGTCGTCTTGCCCGTGAGTGGGTGTGGGAGTGCTCGGACGCCCGCGGCACGGCCCGCTTGGTCCTGCTCGCCCTGGCCGAGCGCGCCGGCGAGTCCTGCGTCGCGTTCGGCTCGACTCGCGCCCTGTCCGAGCGCGTCAACTCCTCTGAGCGGGCGGTGAGCGACGCGATCAAGGCCGCGATCCGGCTCGGCGAGCTTGAGCTCGTCGAGGGCCGGCGCGGGCCCTACGGTGCGCGCGTCTACCGCCTGCCCAAGGCCGTCGGGTGGACCCCCGGCGCGCCCGTCGAGGGGGGCGAAGATTCTTCCGCCCCCACCGCCGAGGGGTGCGAGAACTGCACCCCGGGGGGTGCAGATTCTTCGGGGCGGGGGTGCAGTTCCTGCGGGGCCGCCCCCGAAGATTCTTCCCCCCAGAACCAGAAGAACCAGAGTGGAACGGGAGGGAACCAGAGGAGCGCGCACCCGCGCGCGGGCTCTGCGCCTGTGGGTGGTGCTGCTGCGATCCCTCTGCCTGCCGACTGGCAGCCCGACGACGAGCTGCTCGGCTGGACCGCGGTCGCCGGCCACCTGCAGCGCCTCGGGCCCGACGGCCTCGACCACGCCACCGTGAAATGGGCGCGGCATCGGGCGACTGCGCCCGCCCGGACTCCCGCCCAATGGCGCGCCGACTGGCAGCAGTGGATCGGCCGGGAACGCCCGACGAACCGCCCGTCGCTGCGGGCCGTGCCCGGGGGCGCCTCCCGCCCCTCACCGCCGGCTAACCGGAACGCCGCGCTGCTGCAGGCCGCGCTCGACGACCTGCAGGCCCGCAGGGGTGCCCGATGA
- a CDS encoding helix-turn-helix transcriptional regulator, with the protein MSYRHEQLVAAARAAGDRTDSDIAERLKVARVTAWRLRTGRTTPGASTLAKIEQAYGLTAAVLLRTEAA; encoded by the coding sequence ATGTCGTACAGGCACGAGCAACTCGTCGCCGCGGCGCGCGCTGCGGGTGACCGCACCGATTCAGACATCGCAGAGCGGTTGAAGGTTGCACGGGTTACCGCATGGCGTCTTCGTACGGGCAGGACCACGCCCGGGGCGTCGACCCTCGCCAAGATCGAGCAGGCTTACGGGCTCACGGCCGCCGTCCTGCTCCGGACGGAGGCCGCGTGA